Proteins from a single region of Rhodovibrio salinarum DSM 9154:
- the mtnA gene encoding S-methyl-5-thioribose-1-phosphate isomerase, whose amino-acid sequence MQVDGIAYRTIWPAADGRAVEIIDQTKLPHRFETVRLETVDAAAHAIRAMLVRGAPLIGATAAYGLWLALRSDPSDVGLDAAAEKLVATRPTAINLRWAVDAVVQEVRPRDTGARAEAAFAKAGAISDEDVAINRAIGEHGLELFKRAYAEKGGQGPLNVLTHCNAGWLATVDWGTALAPIYMAHDAGIPVHVWVDETRPRNQGAALTSWELGRHGVPHKVIVDNTGGLLMQRGLVDLCITGTDRTSANGDVCNKIGTYLKALAAQDNGVPFYVALPGPTIDWTLDDGTRIPIEERDRREVTHLTGQTDDGRIETVRVTPPDAEAANYGFDVTPARLVTGLITERGVAAASHAGLAGLYPERACTAAE is encoded by the coding sequence ATGCAGGTCGACGGCATCGCGTACCGCACGATCTGGCCGGCCGCCGACGGCCGGGCGGTGGAGATCATCGACCAGACTAAGCTGCCGCACAGGTTCGAGACGGTGCGGCTGGAGACGGTGGATGCGGCCGCGCACGCGATTCGCGCCATGCTGGTCCGTGGTGCGCCGCTGATCGGTGCGACGGCGGCCTACGGCCTATGGCTGGCGCTGCGTTCCGATCCGTCCGATGTGGGTCTGGATGCGGCGGCCGAGAAGCTGGTGGCCACCCGGCCGACCGCGATCAATCTGCGTTGGGCGGTCGACGCGGTGGTGCAGGAAGTGCGCCCGCGCGACACCGGCGCGCGTGCCGAGGCCGCTTTCGCCAAGGCGGGCGCGATCTCAGACGAGGATGTAGCGATCAACCGCGCGATCGGCGAACACGGTCTGGAGCTGTTCAAGCGCGCCTACGCCGAGAAGGGCGGGCAGGGGCCGCTCAACGTGCTGACCCACTGCAACGCCGGCTGGCTGGCCACGGTCGATTGGGGCACCGCGTTGGCGCCGATCTATATGGCGCACGACGCGGGCATCCCGGTGCATGTCTGGGTCGACGAGACCCGTCCGCGCAACCAGGGCGCGGCGCTGACGAGTTGGGAGCTCGGTCGCCACGGCGTGCCGCACAAGGTGATCGTCGACAATACCGGCGGCTTGCTGATGCAGCGCGGCCTGGTCGACCTCTGCATCACCGGCACCGACCGCACCAGCGCCAACGGCGACGTCTGCAACAAGATCGGCACCTACCTGAAAGCGCTTGCCGCCCAGGACAACGGCGTGCCGTTCTACGTCGCCTTGCCGGGGCCGACGATCGACTGGACGCTGGACGACGGCACCCGGATTCCGATCGAGGAGCGCGACAGACGCGAGGTCACGCACCTCACCGGCCAAACCGACGATGGCCGGATCGAGACGGTCCGCGTCACCCCACCCGATGCTGAGGCGGCCAACTACGGCTTTGACGTCACGCCGGCGCGTCTGGTCACCGGCCTGATCACCGAACGCGGCGTGGCAGCCGCGAGCCATGCGGGTCTGGCGGGCCTGTATCCGGAGCGCGCCTGCACAGCCGCCGAATAA
- a CDS encoding VOC family protein translates to MSPRSLNGPPPERPVRGLDHLLIVAHDLEAARSTYERLGFRTAPRGRHIGWGTANYCLMLEQGYLELLGIVDHSQFLNGLDETLATRGEGLSAAAFAGDDLDRSAGLLRETDVNVGAPQDLQRTIEADSGDLLPRFQLLHLPRTATPGLPAFICKHLTPELVWQPGWTDQPNGARRIAGLTVMVEDPGAVAVPYADIFGFRSVTNTDNLVTVDCGGCYLRFTDADGLLALHPQARAFTSPPPQGPVAMRVEVADKAHTASVLQANGVSFERDRDGPLHVPAAEAAGVMLDFV, encoded by the coding sequence ATGAGCCCGAGGTCCCTGAACGGTCCGCCGCCCGAACGTCCGGTGCGCGGCCTGGACCACTTGTTGATCGTGGCGCACGATCTGGAAGCTGCCCGGTCGACCTACGAACGTCTGGGGTTCCGCACCGCGCCGCGCGGCCGGCATATCGGTTGGGGCACGGCCAACTACTGCCTGATGCTGGAGCAGGGCTATCTGGAGCTGCTGGGTATCGTCGACCACAGCCAGTTCCTGAACGGTCTGGACGAGACGTTGGCGACGCGGGGAGAGGGGCTGTCGGCGGCCGCCTTCGCCGGTGACGACCTGGACCGTTCGGCCGGGCTGTTGCGCGAGACAGACGTTAATGTCGGCGCGCCGCAGGACCTGCAGCGCACGATCGAGGCGGACTCGGGCGATCTGTTGCCGCGCTTCCAGCTATTGCACCTGCCGCGCACGGCCACACCGGGTCTACCGGCCTTCATCTGCAAGCACCTGACCCCGGAGCTGGTCTGGCAGCCCGGCTGGACCGACCAGCCGAACGGCGCGCGACGGATCGCCGGTTTGACCGTGATGGTCGAGGATCCGGGCGCGGTCGCGGTGCCGTATGCCGACATCTTCGGCTTCCGGTCGGTGACCAACACCGACAATCTGGTCACGGTGGATTGTGGCGGGTGCTATCTGCGCTTTACCGACGCCGATGGCTTGCTGGCGTTGCATCCCCAGGCCCGCGCCTTTACCTCGCCGCCGCCGCAAGGCCCTGTTGCCATGCGGGTCGAGGTCGCGGATAAGGCGCACACCGCGAGCGTCCTGCAGGCCAACGGCGTTAGCTTCGAGCGGGACCGCGATGGTCCGCTGCACGTGCCAGCCGCCGAGGCGGCTGGCGTGATGCTCGATTTCGTCTAG
- the gltX gene encoding glutamate--tRNA ligase — protein MAAPITVRFAPSPTGYLQLGNARAALVNWLFARQQGGEFILRLDDTDQARSESAYAEAIREDLTWLGLGWDREFHQSERLDRYQEALRDLEAAGHIYPCYETEAELEAKRKAQAARRQAPVYDRGALNLTDADKRAYEAEGRQPHWRFKLAGGQVTWDDRVRGRQSVQAGAVSDPVLIRADGRPLYTLTSVVDDLDSGVSHVIRGEDHVTNTAAQIQLFEALGGTAPAFAHLPLLLDAHGEKLSKRTQGLSLRELRADEVEAMALNSYLAKLGTPDPIEERQSLNALIEEFDLTRMGRGAPRYDGDELMRLNARLLHVTDYATVRSRLEALGLADADQDFWETVRPNLTRLSEARQWYQICRGTIQPIVEEPDYLATAAELLPQEPWGETTWQQWTSAVKERTGRKGKGLFLPLRKALTGMEKGPELAHFLPLIGREKALKRLNGETA, from the coding sequence GTGGCCGCCCCGATCACCGTCCGCTTCGCGCCCAGCCCGACCGGCTACCTGCAGCTCGGCAACGCGCGCGCGGCGCTCGTCAACTGGCTGTTCGCCCGTCAGCAGGGTGGAGAGTTCATCCTGCGTCTGGACGATACCGACCAGGCGCGCAGCGAGTCCGCCTATGCCGAGGCGATTCGGGAAGACCTGACCTGGCTCGGTCTCGGGTGGGACCGGGAGTTCCATCAGAGCGAGCGGCTGGACCGCTACCAGGAGGCGCTGCGCGACCTGGAAGCCGCCGGACACATCTACCCCTGCTACGAGACCGAGGCAGAGCTGGAGGCCAAGCGCAAGGCGCAGGCCGCGCGTCGGCAGGCGCCGGTCTACGACCGCGGCGCGCTCAACCTGACGGACGCAGACAAGCGCGCCTACGAGGCCGAGGGGCGCCAGCCGCACTGGCGCTTCAAACTCGCGGGTGGGCAGGTAACCTGGGACGATCGGGTGCGCGGCCGGCAGAGCGTCCAGGCGGGTGCGGTGTCCGACCCGGTGCTGATCCGGGCCGACGGCCGGCCGCTCTACACGCTGACCAGTGTCGTCGACGATCTGGACTCCGGCGTTAGCCACGTGATCCGTGGGGAGGATCACGTCACCAATACCGCGGCCCAGATCCAGTTGTTTGAGGCATTGGGCGGCACGGCGCCGGCGTTCGCCCACCTGCCGCTGCTGCTGGACGCGCACGGCGAGAAGCTGTCCAAGCGCACCCAGGGCCTTTCCCTGCGGGAATTGCGTGCGGACGAGGTCGAGGCGATGGCGCTCAACAGCTATCTCGCCAAGCTTGGCACGCCGGACCCGATTGAGGAGCGGCAGAGCTTGAACGCCCTGATCGAGGAGTTCGACTTAACGCGCATGGGGCGGGGGGCGCCCAGGTACGACGGCGATGAGCTGATGCGCCTCAACGCGCGCCTGCTGCACGTCACCGACTACGCCACCGTGCGTTCGCGTTTGGAAGCGCTCGGCCTGGCGGACGCCGACCAGGACTTCTGGGAGACGGTGCGTCCGAACCTGACCCGCTTGTCGGAGGCCAGGCAGTGGTACCAGATCTGCCGCGGTACCATTCAGCCGATCGTGGAGGAGCCGGACTACCTCGCCACCGCCGCCGAGCTATTGCCGCAGGAGCCTTGGGGCGAGACCACCTGGCAGCAGTGGACGAGCGCGGTGAAGGAGCGGACGGGGCGTAAGGGTAAAGGCCTGTTCCTGCCGTTGCGCAAGGCGCTGACCGGCATGGAGAAGGGGCCCGAACTCGCCCACTTCCTGCCCCTGATCGGCCGCGAGAAGGCGCTCAAGCGCCTGAACGGGGAAACGGCCTAA